In a single window of the Labrus mixtus chromosome 20, fLabMix1.1, whole genome shotgun sequence genome:
- the carm1 gene encoding histone-arginine methyltransferase CARM1 isoform X2, whose protein sequence is MAVSVFPGVRLLSIGDANGDIQRHSEQQPLRLEVKSTQDAALINLSNGEEASVFKCSVSRETECSRVGKQSFIITLGCNSVLLQFSSPADFQSFYNVLKNSRGHSSERSVFSDRTEESSAVQYFQFYGYLSQQQNMMQDYVRTGTYQRAILQNHTDFKDKVVLDVGCGSGILSFFAAQAGARKVYAVEASTMAQHAEVLVNSNRLGERVVVIPGKVEEVTLPEQVDIIISEPMGYMLFNERMLESYLHAKKFLKPNGKMFPTIGDVHLAPFTDEQLYMEQFTKANFWYQPSFHGVDLSALRGAAVDEYFRQPIVDTFDIRILMAKSVKHTVNFLETKEEDLYRIEIPFKFHMMHSGLVHGLAFWFDVAFVGSMVTVWLSTAPTEPLTHWYQVRCLLQSPLFTKAGDTLSGTALLIANKRQSYDISIVAQVDQTGSKSSNLLDLKNPFFRYTGSTPNPPPGSHYTSPSENMWNSGAAYSMNQGMAVSDLEDFASCVSLQGCQQLMTSVQSSAAGPQCLTTTSSPWEPPRVSRVPATAVLITPSPTSSPWGVRPSPWPRRWSSPATPCTTAVKTKMSKQ, encoded by the exons ATGGCGGTCTCGGTGTTCCCCGGCGTGCGGCTCCTCTCCATCGGAGACGCGAACGGAGACATTCAGCGGCACTCGGAGCAGCAGCCCTTGCGATTAGAGGTGAAGAGCACACAGGATGCCGCCCTCATCAATCTCTCCAATG GAGAGGAGGCGAGTGTGTTCAAGTGTTCGGTTTCCAGGGAGACGGAGTGCAGCCGCGTGGGGAAGCAGTCATTCATCATCACACTGGGCTGTAACAGCGTCCTGCTGCAGTTCTCCTCacctgcag ACTTTCAGTCCTTTTATAACGTCCTGAAGAACAGTCGTGGTCACTCCAGTGAGCGCTCAGTGTTCAGTGACCGAACAGAGGAGTCCTCTGCTGTACAGTACTTCCAG ttttaTGGCTACCTCTCCCAGCAACAGAACATGATGCAGGACTACGTTCGGACAGGGACTTACCAACGGGCTATTCTCCAGAACCACACCGACTTCAAGGACAAG GTGGTGCTGGACGTCGGTTGTGGCTCAGgcatcctctccttctttgcAGCCCAAGCTGGAGCCAGGAAGGTGTACGCTGTGGAGGCCAGCACCATGGCTCAGCACGCAGAg GTGCTGGTGAACAGTAACCGTCTGGGGGAGCGCGTGGTGGTCATCCCGGGGAAGGTGGAGGAAGTGACGCTGCCCGAGCAGGTGGACATCATCATCTCAGAGCCAATGGGATACATGCTGTTCAATGAACGCATGCTGGAGAGCTACCTGCACGCCAAGAAGTTCCTCAAACCCAACG GTAAAATGTTCCCGACCATTGGAGACGTCCACCTGGCCCCCTTCACAGACGAGCAGCTCTACATGGAGCAGTTCACAAAGGCCAACTTctg GTACCAGCCCTCCTTCCACGGTGTAGACCTCTCTGCCCTGCGGGGGGCAGCAGTGGACGAGTATTTCCGACAGCCAATCGTG GACACGTTTGATATCCGTATTCTGATGGCCAAGTCGGTCAAACACACAGTCAACTTCCTGGAGACCAAAGAAGAGGAtctctacag GATAGAGATTCCCTTTAAGTTCCACATGATGCACTCGGGTCTGGTGCACGGTCTGGCGTTCTGGTTTGACGTGGCGTTTGTGGGATCAAT GGTGACCGTCTGGCTCTCCACGGCGCCCACAGAGCCGCTCACTCACTGGTACCAGGTCCGCTGTCTGCTGCAGTCTCCTCTCTTCACCAAAGCCGGAGACACGCTGTCCGGCACGGCGCTGCTGATCGCCAACAAGAG ACAAAGCTACGACATCAGTATTGTTGCCCAGGTGGACCAGACAGGATCAAAGTCCAGCAATCTCCTGGACTTGAAGAACCCCTTTTTCAG gtacaCAGGCTCCACCCCAAACCCCCCTCCTGGCTCACACTACACCTCCCCGTCTGAGAACATGTGGAACTCGGGGGCGGCCTACAGCATGAATCAGGGGATGGCTGTatcag ATCTTGAAGACTTTGCCTCCTGTGTCTCCCTGCAGGGATGCCAGCAGCTTATGACCTCAGTACAGTCATCGGCAGCGGGCCCTCAGTGTCTCACAACAACCTCATCCCCCTGG GAGCCACCACGGGTCAGTCGGGTCCCAGCAACAGCGGTACTTATTACCCCGTCACCAACCAGTTCACCATGGGGGGTGCGGCCATCTCCATGGCCTCGCCGATGGTCATCCCCAGCAACACCATGCACTACGGCAGTTAAGACGAAGATGTCGAAGCAGTGA
- the carm1 gene encoding histone-arginine methyltransferase CARM1 isoform X3: MAVSVFPGVRLLSIGDANGDIQRHSEQQPLRLEVKSTQDAALINLSNGEEASVFKCSVSRETECSRVGKQSFIITLGCNSVLLQFSSPADFQSFYNVLKNSRGHSSERSVFSDRTEESSAVQYFQFYGYLSQQQNMMQDYVRTGTYQRAILQNHTDFKDKVVLDVGCGSGILSFFAAQAGARKVYAVEASTMAQHAEVLVNSNRLGERVVVIPGKVEEVTLPEQVDIIISEPMGYMLFNERMLESYLHAKKFLKPNGKMFPTIGDVHLAPFTDEQLYMEQFTKANFWYQPSFHGVDLSALRGAAVDEYFRQPIVDTFDIRILMAKSVKHTVNFLETKEEDLYRIEIPFKFHMMHSGLVHGLAFWFDVAFVGSMVTVWLSTAPTEPLTHWYQVRCLLQSPLFTKAGDTLSGTALLIANKRQSYDISIVAQVDQTGSKSSNLLDLKNPFFRYTGSTPNPPPGSHYTSPSENMWNSGAAYSMNQGMAVSGMPAAYDLSTVIGSGPSVSHNNLIPLGATTGQSGPSNSGTYYPVTNQFTMGGAAISMASPMVIPSNTMHYGS, from the exons ATGGCGGTCTCGGTGTTCCCCGGCGTGCGGCTCCTCTCCATCGGAGACGCGAACGGAGACATTCAGCGGCACTCGGAGCAGCAGCCCTTGCGATTAGAGGTGAAGAGCACACAGGATGCCGCCCTCATCAATCTCTCCAATG GAGAGGAGGCGAGTGTGTTCAAGTGTTCGGTTTCCAGGGAGACGGAGTGCAGCCGCGTGGGGAAGCAGTCATTCATCATCACACTGGGCTGTAACAGCGTCCTGCTGCAGTTCTCCTCacctgcag ACTTTCAGTCCTTTTATAACGTCCTGAAGAACAGTCGTGGTCACTCCAGTGAGCGCTCAGTGTTCAGTGACCGAACAGAGGAGTCCTCTGCTGTACAGTACTTCCAG ttttaTGGCTACCTCTCCCAGCAACAGAACATGATGCAGGACTACGTTCGGACAGGGACTTACCAACGGGCTATTCTCCAGAACCACACCGACTTCAAGGACAAG GTGGTGCTGGACGTCGGTTGTGGCTCAGgcatcctctccttctttgcAGCCCAAGCTGGAGCCAGGAAGGTGTACGCTGTGGAGGCCAGCACCATGGCTCAGCACGCAGAg GTGCTGGTGAACAGTAACCGTCTGGGGGAGCGCGTGGTGGTCATCCCGGGGAAGGTGGAGGAAGTGACGCTGCCCGAGCAGGTGGACATCATCATCTCAGAGCCAATGGGATACATGCTGTTCAATGAACGCATGCTGGAGAGCTACCTGCACGCCAAGAAGTTCCTCAAACCCAACG GTAAAATGTTCCCGACCATTGGAGACGTCCACCTGGCCCCCTTCACAGACGAGCAGCTCTACATGGAGCAGTTCACAAAGGCCAACTTctg GTACCAGCCCTCCTTCCACGGTGTAGACCTCTCTGCCCTGCGGGGGGCAGCAGTGGACGAGTATTTCCGACAGCCAATCGTG GACACGTTTGATATCCGTATTCTGATGGCCAAGTCGGTCAAACACACAGTCAACTTCCTGGAGACCAAAGAAGAGGAtctctacag GATAGAGATTCCCTTTAAGTTCCACATGATGCACTCGGGTCTGGTGCACGGTCTGGCGTTCTGGTTTGACGTGGCGTTTGTGGGATCAAT GGTGACCGTCTGGCTCTCCACGGCGCCCACAGAGCCGCTCACTCACTGGTACCAGGTCCGCTGTCTGCTGCAGTCTCCTCTCTTCACCAAAGCCGGAGACACGCTGTCCGGCACGGCGCTGCTGATCGCCAACAAGAG ACAAAGCTACGACATCAGTATTGTTGCCCAGGTGGACCAGACAGGATCAAAGTCCAGCAATCTCCTGGACTTGAAGAACCCCTTTTTCAG gtacaCAGGCTCCACCCCAAACCCCCCTCCTGGCTCACACTACACCTCCCCGTCTGAGAACATGTGGAACTCGGGGGCGGCCTACAGCATGAATCAGGGGATGGCTGTatcag GGATGCCAGCAGCTTATGACCTCAGTACAGTCATCGGCAGCGGGCCCTCAGTGTCTCACAACAACCTCATCCCCCTGG GAGCCACCACGGGTCAGTCGGGTCCCAGCAACAGCGGTACTTATTACCCCGTCACCAACCAGTTCACCATGGGGGGTGCGGCCATCTCCATGGCCTCGCCGATGGTCATCCCCAGCAACACCATGCACTACGGCAGTTAA
- the carm1 gene encoding histone-arginine methyltransferase CARM1 isoform X1 produces the protein MAVSVFPGVRLLSIGDANGDIQRHSEQQPLRLEVKSTQDAALINLSNGEEASVFKCSVSRETECSRVGKQSFIITLGCNSVLLQFSSPADFQSFYNVLKNSRGHSSERSVFSDRTEESSAVQYFQFYGYLSQQQNMMQDYVRTGTYQRAILQNHTDFKDKVVLDVGCGSGILSFFAAQAGARKVYAVEASTMAQHAEVLVNSNRLGERVVVIPGKVEEVTLPEQVDIIISEPMGYMLFNERMLESYLHAKKFLKPNGKMFPTIGDVHLAPFTDEQLYMEQFTKANFWYQPSFHGVDLSALRGAAVDEYFRQPIVDTFDIRILMAKSVKHTVNFLETKEEDLYRIEIPFKFHMMHSGLVHGLAFWFDVAFVGSMVTVWLSTAPTEPLTHWYQVRCLLQSPLFTKAGDTLSGTALLIANKRQSYDISIVAQVDQTGSKSSNLLDLKNPFFRYTGSTPNPPPGSHYTSPSENMWNSGAAYSMNQGMAVSGMPAAYDLSTVIGSGPSVSHNNLIPLVNTGIVNHTHSRMGSIMSTGIVQGATTGQSGPSNSGTYYPVTNQFTMGGAAISMASPMVIPSNTMHYGS, from the exons ATGGCGGTCTCGGTGTTCCCCGGCGTGCGGCTCCTCTCCATCGGAGACGCGAACGGAGACATTCAGCGGCACTCGGAGCAGCAGCCCTTGCGATTAGAGGTGAAGAGCACACAGGATGCCGCCCTCATCAATCTCTCCAATG GAGAGGAGGCGAGTGTGTTCAAGTGTTCGGTTTCCAGGGAGACGGAGTGCAGCCGCGTGGGGAAGCAGTCATTCATCATCACACTGGGCTGTAACAGCGTCCTGCTGCAGTTCTCCTCacctgcag ACTTTCAGTCCTTTTATAACGTCCTGAAGAACAGTCGTGGTCACTCCAGTGAGCGCTCAGTGTTCAGTGACCGAACAGAGGAGTCCTCTGCTGTACAGTACTTCCAG ttttaTGGCTACCTCTCCCAGCAACAGAACATGATGCAGGACTACGTTCGGACAGGGACTTACCAACGGGCTATTCTCCAGAACCACACCGACTTCAAGGACAAG GTGGTGCTGGACGTCGGTTGTGGCTCAGgcatcctctccttctttgcAGCCCAAGCTGGAGCCAGGAAGGTGTACGCTGTGGAGGCCAGCACCATGGCTCAGCACGCAGAg GTGCTGGTGAACAGTAACCGTCTGGGGGAGCGCGTGGTGGTCATCCCGGGGAAGGTGGAGGAAGTGACGCTGCCCGAGCAGGTGGACATCATCATCTCAGAGCCAATGGGATACATGCTGTTCAATGAACGCATGCTGGAGAGCTACCTGCACGCCAAGAAGTTCCTCAAACCCAACG GTAAAATGTTCCCGACCATTGGAGACGTCCACCTGGCCCCCTTCACAGACGAGCAGCTCTACATGGAGCAGTTCACAAAGGCCAACTTctg GTACCAGCCCTCCTTCCACGGTGTAGACCTCTCTGCCCTGCGGGGGGCAGCAGTGGACGAGTATTTCCGACAGCCAATCGTG GACACGTTTGATATCCGTATTCTGATGGCCAAGTCGGTCAAACACACAGTCAACTTCCTGGAGACCAAAGAAGAGGAtctctacag GATAGAGATTCCCTTTAAGTTCCACATGATGCACTCGGGTCTGGTGCACGGTCTGGCGTTCTGGTTTGACGTGGCGTTTGTGGGATCAAT GGTGACCGTCTGGCTCTCCACGGCGCCCACAGAGCCGCTCACTCACTGGTACCAGGTCCGCTGTCTGCTGCAGTCTCCTCTCTTCACCAAAGCCGGAGACACGCTGTCCGGCACGGCGCTGCTGATCGCCAACAAGAG ACAAAGCTACGACATCAGTATTGTTGCCCAGGTGGACCAGACAGGATCAAAGTCCAGCAATCTCCTGGACTTGAAGAACCCCTTTTTCAG gtacaCAGGCTCCACCCCAAACCCCCCTCCTGGCTCACACTACACCTCCCCGTCTGAGAACATGTGGAACTCGGGGGCGGCCTACAGCATGAATCAGGGGATGGCTGTatcag GGATGCCAGCAGCTTATGACCTCAGTACAGTCATCGGCAGCGGGCCCTCAGTGTCTCACAACAACCTCATCCCCCTGG TGAACACAGGAATTGTAAACCACACCCACTCCAGGATGGgctccatcatgagcacagggATCGTCCAGG GAGCCACCACGGGTCAGTCGGGTCCCAGCAACAGCGGTACTTATTACCCCGTCACCAACCAGTTCACCATGGGGGGTGCGGCCATCTCCATGGCCTCGCCGATGGTCATCCCCAGCAACACCATGCACTACGGCAGTTAA